A window of the Equus przewalskii isolate Varuska chromosome 10, EquPr2, whole genome shotgun sequence genome harbors these coding sequences:
- the TCAP gene encoding telethonin produces the protein MATSELSCQVSEENRECREAFWAEWKDLTLSTRPEEGCSLHEEDAQRRETYHRQGQCQALVQRSPWLVMRMGILGRGLQEYQLPYQRVLPLPIFTPTKVGAKEEHEDTPIQLQDLLAMEAALGGQCVDRQDVAEITKQLPPVVPVSKPGALHRSLSRSMSQEAQRG, from the exons ATGGCCACCTCAGAGCTGAGCTGCCAGGTGTCCGAGGAGAACCGCGAGTGCAGAGAGGCCTTCTGGGCTGAATGGAAGGATCTGACACTGTCCACACGGCCTGAAGAGGG ttGCTCCTTGCATGAGGAGGATGCCCAGCGGCGTGAGACCTACCACCGGCAGGGGCAGTGCCAGGCATTGGTACAACGTTCCCCCTGGTTGGTGATGCGTATGGGCATCCTCGGCCGTGGGCTGCAGGAGTACCAGCTGCCCTACCAGCGGGTGCTGCCACTACCTATCTTCACCCCCACCAAGGTGGGCGCCAAGGAGGAGCACGAGGATACTCCCATCCAGCTGCAGGATCTGCTGGCAATGGAGGCAGCCCTGGGTGGCCAGTGTGTGGACCGCCAGGATGTGGCCGAGATCACCAAGCAGCTGCCCCCTGTAGTGCCTGTCAGCAAGCCCGGCGCCCTTCATCGCTCCCTGTCACGCTCCATGtcccaggaagcacagagaggctga
- the STARD3 gene encoding stAR-related lipid transfer protein 3 isoform X2, which translates to MNKPSGELARDLERSLPAVASLSSSLSHSQTLSSHLLPPPPEKRRAISDVRRTFSLFVTFDLLFVSLLWIIELNTKTGIQKNLEQEIIHYNFKTSFFDIFVLAFFRFSGLLLGYAVLRLRHWWVIAVTTLVSSAFLIVKVILSELLSKGAFGYLLPIVSFVLAWLETWFLDFKVLPQEAEEERWYLAAQAAVARGPLLFSGALSEGQFYSPPESFAGSDNESEDEVVGKKSFSAQEREYIRQGKEATAVVDQILAQEENWKFEKNNEYGDTVYTIEIPFHGKTFILKTFLPCPAELVYQEVILQPERMVLWNKTVTACQILQRVEDNTLISYDVSAGAAGGVVSPRDFVNVRRIERRRDRYLSSGIATSHCAKPPTHKYVRGENGPGGFIVLKPASNPRVCTFIWILNTDLKGRLPRYLIHQSLAATMFEFAFHLRQRIGELGARA; encoded by the exons ATGAACAAACCGTCTGGGGAGCTGGCCCGCGACTTAGAGCGCAGCCTGCCGGCCGTGGCCTCCCTCAGCTCGTCGCTGTCCCACAGCCAGACCCTCTCATCGCACTTGCTCCCGCCACCTCCTGAGAAGCGCAGGGCCATCTCTGATGTCCGCCgcaccttctctctctttgtcaccTTCGACCTGCTCTTCGTCTCCCTGCTCTGGATCATTGAGCTGAAC ACCAAGACAGGTATCCAGAAAAACCTGGAGCAGGAGATCATCCACTACAACTTTAAAACTTCCTTCTTCGACATCTTT GTGCTGGCCTTCTTCCGCTTCTCGGGACTGCTGCTGGGCTACGCTGTGCTGCGGCTCCGGCACTGGTGGGTGATTGCG GTTACCACGCTGGTGTCTAGTGCATTCCTCATTGTCAAGGTCATCCTCTCTGAG CTGCTCAGCAAAGGGGCATTTGGCTACCTGCTCCCCATCGTCTCCTTTGTCCTTGCCTGGTTGGAAACCTGGTTCCTTGACTTCAAAGTCCTAccccaggaggctgaggaggagcgAT GGTATCTTGCTGCCCAGGCTGCTGTCGCTCGCGGACCCCTCCTCTTCTCCGGCGCTCTGTCTGAGGGCCAGTTCTATTCACCCCCAGAATCCTTTGCAG GGTCTGACAATGAATCAGAAGATGAAGTCGTCGGGAAGAAAAGCTTCTCTGCCCAG GAACGGGAATACATTCGTCAGGGGAAGGAGGCCACAGCAGTGGTGGACCAGATCTTGGcccaggaggaaaactggaagtTCGAGAAGAATAAT GAATATGGGGACACTGTGTACACCATTGAGATTCCCTTTCATGGCAAGACGTTCATCCTGAAG accttcctgccctgccccgcGGAGCTGGTATACCAGGAAGTGATCCTGCAGCCCGAGAGGATGGTACTGTGGAACAAGACGGTGACCGCCTGCCAG ATCTTGCAGCGAGTAGAAGACAACACCCTTATCTCCTATGATGTGTCTGCAGGGGCTGCGGGCGGTGTGGTCTCCCCTAG ggacTTTGTGAATGTCCGACGCATTGAGCGACGCAGAGACCGATACCTGTCATCAGGCATTGCCACCAGCCACTGTGCCAAGCCCCCAACACACAAATATGTCAG GGGAGAGAATGGTCCTGGGGGCTTCATCGTGCTCAAGCCGGCCAGTAACCCTCGAGTCTGCACCTTCATCTGGATCCTTAATACAGATCTCAAG GGTCGCCTGCCCCGGTACCTCATCCACCAGAGCCTGGCAGCCACCATGTTTGAATTTGCCTTTCACCTGCGGCAGCGCATCGGAGAGCTGGGGGCCCGGGCATAA